The Rhodopirellula halodulae genome includes the window TGATGGCGACAAGATGGGCAAGGCCTTGCAACGTTTCCGCAAGGAAGACCCCACTTTCCGTGTTGAAACTGACGAAGAAACCAACGAGATCTTGATCTCAGGGATGGGTGAGTTGCACTTGGAGGTTTACATCGAGCGCATTCGTCGTGAATACGGTGTGGACATCGAAGTCGGTGCACCGAAAGTTTCCTACCGCGAAAGTCCAACTCGCGAAATCGAGTTCAACTACAAGCACAAGAAACAAACCGGTGGTTCGGGTCAGTACGCTCACATCGTTGGCAAGCTGATCCCAATCGAATCGGACAGCGAAGACAGCTTCGAGTTCGAAGAGAAGATCGTCGGTGGACGTATTCCAAAGCAGTACATCCCTGCGGTTGAAAAAGGTTTCCGTGACATCCTTGGAAAAGGCCCCGTGGCCGAGTACCCCGTGGTGGGAACGCGAATCGAGTTGCTCGATGGTAGCTACCACGACGTTGACTCGAGCGAGAAGGCCTTCTACACCGCTGCACAAGGCTGTTTCCGCGAGTACTTCAAGCAAGCCGCACCGAAGTTGCTCGAACCAATTATGGCTGTCGAATTGGAAGTGCCAGAAGAATTCCAAGGGACCGTGACCGGTGACGTGATTCGTCGTCGTGGTTTGATGACCAGCAACGATACCAACGAAGGCATTTGCGTGATTCGCGCGGAAGTCCCGTTGGCCGAAACGTTTGGTTACGCAACCGACCTGCGAAGCATGACTCAAGGGCAAGGAACGTTCACGATGGAATTGGCCGCTTATCGCCAAACCCCATCGAACATCCAAGAAGACATTATCGCCGAACGCAAGAAAGAAGAAATGGCCGGCGCACGCTAGTCATCCACTTCTTGGCAAAACAACAAAACCACGTGAGTCACCTCGCGTGGTTTTTTTGTGCGCAAACAGTTTGCAGGATGCGAATCAATCCGGATGTGGGGACTTCACTCGCCGATGATTTTGATGAGGATTCGTTTGCGGCGGCGGCCGTCGAATTCGTAGTAGAAGATGTGTTCCCAGGGGCCGAGATGCAGTTCGCCGTCGGTGATGGCGACCACGACCTCGCGTCCCATGATCTGTCGTTTGTGGTGCGCGTCGGCGTTGTCTTCCCCGGTTCGATTGTGGAGGTAGCCGCCCGCCGAGGGATCGGTTCCCGCGTTGAACGGGACGAGGTCCTCCAACCAACGTTCGTAGTCGGCGTGAAGCCCGGACTCGTTGTCGTTGATGAAAACGCTGGCGGTGATGTGCATGGCGTTCACCAACACCAAACCGTCTTGCACGCCGCTCTCTAGGACGAGTTGTTCAACGTCTCGATGGATGGATACGATCCCGCGACGCTCGGGAACGTCCATCCAGAGTTCTTTCGTCAGCGTCTTCAATGTGAATTCTCCGTGAGAACTGAAGTGAAATATATGGTTGCTTCTTTGACTCACTCGTCAGATTGTTGGACGGCAACAACCATGCGAGTCGCAGATCGAGCGAGCGATTTTATGCGATGGTAGATTGGAATGCGATTCGCTACCCAGGTGGGAGCAATCGCCGGATAGGAGCGAGCCCCGGGCAGTTGCAAACGCCATCGTTCGTTCATTTGCCGAGTTGTATCGGTATAGCCTGCCTTCCAAGAGGACATCATTGCATGACATTTGAAAAACTGACGGCAGGCGTGCTCGCGGTAGGAGCGTTTCTTTGGGGAAACACTTCCTCTCACGCGGAGGAAGGTTCTGGTGCGCGTGCTCAGCCAGGCTTCGTTGATGCAACGGCGCGATTAGCTGAGATGGTTTTGAAGCGTGATGAGCATTTGCACTGGAACGTCACGTCACGGGGCAAATTCGCGGGTTGCGATTACGTCGTGGTCCATTTGGTTTCTCAGGTTTGGCAAGACGTCGCGTGGAAGCACACGCTGTACATCCTCCGTCCCGAGGACACTCCCTCGGACGAGTCCAAGGCACTGATGCTCATCGCGGGTGGTTCTTGGAAAACTGAATGGGGAGAAGACGGTCCGAATGAGCCAAGCATTCCACGCGAAGCGATGTTGCTGGCCAGCGTCGCCCAGGAAGTGAAAACACCAGTCGCCATTCTGAAGCAGGTTCCGTTTCAACCGATGTTGGATGGGTTGAAGGAGGATGCTTTGATTGCGCATACGTTCCAAAAGTTCATCGAAACTTCGGATCCCAATTGGCCGTTGCTCCCCGTGATGGCGAGAGCCGCGTCCACCGCGTTGGATGCGGTGGTTGATGTCAGCGAGTCCGAATGGAATTTAAATTTAGATGGATTCACGGTGACCGGCGCGAGCAAACGGGGCTGGACGACTTATCTGCTCGGGGCAACGGATCCTCGTGTCAAAGCCATCGCTCCGATGGTGATCGACATGCTGAATCTTCGTCAACAGATGGTTCATCAAGTGAACTCTTGGGGAGCCTATTCACCACAGATTGAGGACTACACGCGGAGAGGATTGCAACAAGCGATGGCCGGTCCAGATGGCAAAGCTCTGCTGGAGTTGGTGGATCCCTACGAGCACCGCCAAGCTTTGACGATGCCCAAGTTGATCTTGCTGGGGGCGAACGATCCGTATTGGCCAGCCGATGCCACTCAGCACTATTTCGATCAGCTTCCCGGTCCCAAACTGCTGCTAAACATTCCGAACAACAATCACGGATTGAGTGACATTCCGCGAATCGTTGGTGGTGTCTCGACGCTACATCGCTTTGTGCGTGACAACCGAGACATGCCGCAATGGGAAGTGAAAGCGGAACCGATCGCCAATGGCTTGCGACTTCGTGCCACGTGCGACGAAGTTCCATCCGAAGTCGCTTTTTGGCGAGCGGAGTCATCCACTCGTGATCTGCGTTCCGCCACTTGGGTTGCAACACCGGTGACACGAAACGTGGCTGGGGATTGGACGATTGATTTGACGGATACAAAAGACGGGAGCACCGGCGGCTTTCTGGAAGCTCGTTATGAGACCGGTGGGACCTTTCCGTTGTCAGCCACTTCTCAAATCTACGTCGTTGATTGAGCGAGATCGCGGCAAATGGGTGGATGACAATCGGAACGCTATGCCAGGATGTCCTTCACCACATGACCGTGAACGTTGGTCAGGCGACGTTCCAAACCGTTGTGGTAGTAGGTCAGGCGTTCGTGATCCAAGCCCATCAGGTGAA containing:
- a CDS encoding secondary thiamine-phosphate synthase enzyme YjbQ, with protein sequence MDVPERRGIVSIHRDVEQLVLESGVQDGLVLVNAMHITASVFINDNESGLHADYERWLEDLVPFNAGTDPSAGGYLHNRTGEDNADAHHKRQIMGREVVVAITDGELHLGPWEHIFYYEFDGRRRKRILIKIIGE
- a CDS encoding PhoPQ-activated pathogenicity-related family protein, with product MTFEKLTAGVLAVGAFLWGNTSSHAEEGSGARAQPGFVDATARLAEMVLKRDEHLHWNVTSRGKFAGCDYVVVHLVSQVWQDVAWKHTLYILRPEDTPSDESKALMLIAGGSWKTEWGEDGPNEPSIPREAMLLASVAQEVKTPVAILKQVPFQPMLDGLKEDALIAHTFQKFIETSDPNWPLLPVMARAASTALDAVVDVSESEWNLNLDGFTVTGASKRGWTTYLLGATDPRVKAIAPMVIDMLNLRQQMVHQVNSWGAYSPQIEDYTRRGLQQAMAGPDGKALLELVDPYEHRQALTMPKLILLGANDPYWPADATQHYFDQLPGPKLLLNIPNNNHGLSDIPRIVGGVSTLHRFVRDNRDMPQWEVKAEPIANGLRLRATCDEVPSEVAFWRAESSTRDLRSATWVATPVTRNVAGDWTIDLTDTKDGSTGGFLEARYETGGTFPLSATSQIYVVD